A DNA window from Mycolicibacter terrae contains the following coding sequences:
- a CDS encoding alpha/beta hydrolase family protein codes for MTSDATPLTPPIPMPDIPGEDAGEHGLPDRSELSLRDKLIVDVSAVADIGLRTAVASMVAASMIPSVLTTAVGREQSRRERERLAFYAELAAAHDPARSFPAPASLPRISSRRANPLAERVARGVVENVAFHSGFEAVNPAMRDSWSALAQNNTARFQHWRHDDGPRPTLCVIHGFMGSAYLFNGLFFSLPWFYRSGYDVVLFTLPFHGRRAEKHSPFSGYGIFSHGMSGFAEAMAQAVHDFRSVIDYLEFTGVDRIALTGLSLGGYTSALLAAVEPRLQAVIPNVPVVSVDSEIRDWFPANMVVQAGQLLGRVPRDDFTAATAYHSPLNYPPLVAKDRRLIITGLGDRLAPPEQSEMLWRHWDRCALHWFPGNHILHVSQPTYLRRMTAFLRGYMF; via the coding sequence GTGACCTCTGACGCCACCCCGCTGACTCCGCCCATCCCGATGCCCGACATTCCGGGCGAGGACGCCGGTGAGCACGGCCTGCCGGACCGCAGCGAGTTGTCGTTACGCGACAAGCTGATCGTCGATGTCTCGGCGGTGGCGGATATCGGCTTGCGCACCGCGGTCGCCTCCATGGTCGCCGCATCGATGATCCCGTCGGTTCTGACCACCGCGGTCGGGCGCGAGCAGTCGCGGCGGGAGCGGGAACGGCTGGCGTTCTACGCCGAGTTGGCCGCCGCGCACGACCCGGCCCGCTCGTTTCCGGCCCCGGCATCGCTGCCCCGGATCTCGTCTCGGCGGGCCAATCCGCTCGCCGAACGGGTGGCGCGCGGGGTGGTGGAGAATGTGGCGTTCCACAGTGGTTTCGAAGCGGTCAACCCGGCCATGCGGGACTCCTGGAGTGCCCTGGCCCAGAACAACACCGCCCGGTTCCAGCACTGGCGTCATGACGACGGGCCACGGCCGACGCTGTGTGTCATCCACGGGTTCATGGGGTCGGCCTATTTGTTCAACGGCCTGTTCTTCTCGTTGCCCTGGTTCTACCGATCCGGTTACGACGTCGTGCTGTTCACCCTGCCGTTCCATGGGCGGCGCGCCGAAAAGCACTCGCCGTTCAGCGGATACGGCATCTTCTCGCACGGCATGTCGGGCTTCGCCGAGGCGATGGCCCAAGCCGTCCACGACTTCCGTTCGGTGATCGACTATCTCGAGTTCACCGGCGTCGACCGCATCGCGTTGACCGGCCTGTCACTGGGTGGTTACACCAGCGCACTGCTGGCCGCCGTCGAACCCCGACTGCAGGCGGTCATCCCCAATGTTCCGGTGGTCTCGGTCGATTCGGAGATCCGGGACTGGTTTCCGGCCAATATGGTGGTACAGGCCGGGCAGCTGCTGGGCCGCGTCCCCCGGGACGACTTCACCGCCGCCACGGCCTACCACTCCCCGCTGAACTACCCGCCGCTGGTGGCAAAGGACCGGCGGCTGATCATCACCGGCCTGGGTGACCGGCTGGCGCCGCCGGAGCAGTCCGAAATGCTATGGCGGCACTGGGATCGCTGCGCACTGCACTGGTTCCCCGGCAACCACATACTGCACGTCAGCCAGCCGACCTACCTGCGCCGGATGACCGCATTCCTGCGCGGATACATGTTCTAG
- a CDS encoding ESX secretion-associated protein EspG: protein MGAEPNAAELTVEQAWYIAETVGAGSFPWVLAITMPYTDARERGAFMARQRDELTQMGVVSPDGTVNRSVADWIRVVCFPDRWLDLRYVGSPSSGATEMLRGIVARRDQGAGNTRTVVALRNAQLVTFTAMDIDDPRLLVPVLGAGLRQRPPARFDEFTLPARVGVRADERLRAGAPLAEVLDYLGIPASARPVVEAVFSGPRSYVEVVAGCAQDGRHTTTEVGMSLVDTDEGRILVTPSQAFDGEWVSTFRPGTDFATAVAIEHLTATLPDGQWFPGQRLSRDFTTQLT, encoded by the coding sequence ATGGGTGCTGAGCCCAACGCTGCCGAACTTACCGTCGAGCAGGCCTGGTACATCGCGGAAACCGTTGGCGCCGGGTCTTTCCCGTGGGTATTGGCGATCACCATGCCCTACACCGACGCCAGGGAACGCGGTGCGTTCATGGCGCGCCAGCGCGATGAACTGACACAGATGGGAGTCGTCTCGCCGGACGGCACGGTCAACCGGAGCGTGGCCGACTGGATCCGGGTGGTGTGCTTCCCGGACCGGTGGCTGGACCTGCGTTACGTGGGTTCACCGTCCAGCGGGGCCACCGAGATGTTGCGCGGCATCGTGGCGCGCCGCGACCAGGGCGCCGGTAACACCCGGACGGTGGTGGCGCTGCGCAACGCCCAACTGGTCACCTTCACCGCGATGGACATCGACGACCCGCGGCTGCTGGTCCCGGTGCTCGGGGCCGGATTGCGGCAGCGCCCCCCGGCGCGGTTCGACGAGTTCACGCTGCCCGCCCGGGTCGGAGTGCGCGCCGACGAGCGGTTGCGCGCCGGCGCCCCACTCGCCGAAGTCCTGGACTACCTGGGCATTCCGGCCTCGGCGCGACCGGTCGTGGAGGCGGTGTTCTCCGGCCCGCGCAGTTATGTCGAGGTTGTCGCGGGCTGCGCCCAGGACGGCCGGCACACCACCACCGAGGTCGGGATGAGCCTGGTCGACACCGACGAGGGCCGAATCCTGGTCACCCCATCGCAGGCCTTCGACGGCGAGTGGGTGTCGACCTTCCGGCCCGGAACCGACTTCGCGACCGCTGTCGCGATCGAACACCTGACCGCCACACTGCCCGACGGGCAGTGGTTCCCCGGTCAGCGACTGTCCCGAGATTTCACCACCCAGCTGACCTAG
- the mycP gene encoding type VII secretion-associated serine protease mycosin has product MTRSTTKVGMAGAAVALTLLLAGPPASAITPPKVDPTVPPPSGAPGPVAAMEQRADCASSGLLPGSDVSTAPAGQRMLDLPAAWQFSRGEGQTVAVIDTGVRPGPRLPAVDPGGDYIGTTDGLTDCDGRGTLVAGIIAGQPAPEGQDGFTGVAPAARLLSLRTASATISPRLAGDDPRTTRVVVDITALSRAIVRAADLGARVITISTTTCLPADRNVDQSALGAALRYAAVEKDALIVAAAGDNGQTGSVGGGSEACESNPLTDLSRPHDPRNWTGVTSLSVPSWWHPYVLSVASLSPAGQPSAFTMAGPWVGVAAPGEDIVSVSNRDDGGLANGLPGNQGRLVPLTGTGYAAGYVAGVAALVRSRYPDLNAMQVAHRIVSTAHNGARAPSGLVGAGSIDAVAALTWELTPAADPADSPSKKLSPPPAPQPEDPAPRIVAFAGTALLAGLVAAVAVGAAAAARRRKENQL; this is encoded by the coding sequence ATGACGAGATCCACCACGAAGGTCGGAATGGCCGGTGCGGCAGTGGCATTGACGCTGCTGCTGGCCGGTCCGCCGGCGTCGGCGATCACCCCGCCGAAGGTCGACCCGACGGTCCCGCCGCCCAGCGGGGCACCCGGCCCCGTCGCGGCGATGGAGCAGCGCGCCGACTGTGCGAGTTCGGGCTTGCTGCCCGGCAGCGACGTGAGCACCGCGCCCGCCGGGCAGCGGATGCTCGACCTCCCCGCGGCATGGCAGTTCTCCCGCGGCGAGGGCCAGACGGTGGCCGTCATCGACACCGGCGTGCGGCCGGGACCGCGGCTGCCGGCGGTGGACCCGGGCGGCGACTACATCGGCACGACCGACGGACTGACCGACTGCGACGGACGTGGAACGCTGGTCGCCGGGATCATCGCCGGCCAGCCCGCGCCGGAGGGCCAGGACGGTTTCACCGGGGTGGCCCCGGCGGCGCGGCTGCTGTCACTGCGAACCGCCTCGGCGACGATCTCACCGAGGCTGGCCGGGGACGACCCCCGGACGACTCGCGTGGTCGTCGACATCACCGCCCTGTCGCGGGCCATCGTGCGCGCCGCCGACCTCGGTGCACGAGTCATCACCATCTCCACCACGACCTGCCTGCCGGCCGACCGCAACGTCGACCAGAGCGCGCTGGGCGCGGCGCTGCGCTACGCGGCGGTGGAAAAGGACGCCCTGATCGTGGCGGCCGCCGGCGACAACGGGCAGACCGGATCGGTCGGCGGCGGCAGCGAGGCATGCGAGTCCAATCCGCTCACCGACCTCAGCCGGCCGCACGACCCGCGCAACTGGACGGGCGTCACCTCGCTGTCGGTGCCGTCGTGGTGGCACCCGTACGTGCTGTCGGTGGCGTCGCTGTCCCCGGCGGGGCAGCCGTCGGCGTTCACCATGGCGGGGCCATGGGTGGGCGTCGCCGCACCGGGCGAGGACATCGTCTCGGTCAGCAACCGCGACGACGGCGGTCTGGCCAACGGGCTTCCCGGCAATCAGGGCAGGCTGGTGCCACTCACCGGCACCGGGTATGCCGCCGGTTACGTCGCGGGGGTGGCCGCGCTGGTGCGCAGCCGCTATCCCGACCTGAATGCCATGCAGGTGGCGCACCGGATCGTCTCCACCGCCCACAACGGCGCCCGTGCGCCCTCGGGCCTGGTCGGAGCGGGCAGCATCGACGCGGTGGCCGCCCTGACCTGGGAACTGACGCCGGCCGCCGATCCTGCCGACTCACCGTCGAAGAAGCTCTCCCCACCGCCGGCTCCGCAACCCGAGGACCCGGCGCCGCGGATCGTGGCCTTCGCCGGAACCGCGCTGCTGGCCGGGCTGGTCGCCGCCGTCGCCGTCGGCGCCGCGGCGGCAGCCCGCCGACGAAAGGAAAACCAGCTGTGA
- the eccE gene encoding type VII secretion protein EccE, whose protein sequence is MSPHRSTIPRPGPARIALVLLAVVPAVMAYPWPATRDRWVLGVGIAVTLLLLSWWQGLHLTTIVRRRLAMSRSRRGVHTGRRAISGGARATAALRITASAAGDALPLSLIAGYLNRYGLRADAVRVTSRGARSDGGAAVFDTWIGLTYSAAPNLAALQARSERIPLQRTADIAARRLADHLREIGWDTALVDGDEIPSLIDAGARESWRAVVDDSGDHIAAYQVAIDAALADTLSRIRASNAGETWTTLEFADDGGQLTVAAACALRTGSAPDGAAPLAGLVPEQGNHRGALLGLHPLSGRRLDGHTALSDGELAGLHWPVAAAGVPAR, encoded by the coding sequence GTGAGCCCGCACCGTTCCACCATTCCCCGGCCCGGCCCGGCGCGAATCGCTTTGGTGCTGCTGGCCGTCGTGCCGGCGGTGATGGCCTACCCATGGCCGGCCACCCGGGACCGCTGGGTGCTCGGCGTGGGTATCGCCGTGACGCTTCTGCTGTTGAGCTGGTGGCAGGGCCTGCATCTCACCACGATCGTCCGCCGCCGGCTCGCCATGTCGCGCTCACGCCGTGGCGTGCACACCGGCCGGCGCGCGATCTCCGGCGGTGCGCGGGCCACGGCAGCGCTGCGGATCACCGCCTCGGCGGCCGGGGATGCGTTGCCGCTCTCGCTGATCGCCGGTTATCTGAACCGCTACGGTCTGCGGGCCGATGCCGTGCGCGTCACCAGCCGCGGCGCCCGGTCGGACGGCGGTGCCGCCGTCTTCGACACCTGGATCGGCCTCACCTATTCGGCCGCGCCGAATCTGGCGGCGCTGCAAGCCCGTTCGGAGCGGATCCCGCTGCAGCGGACCGCTGATATCGCGGCTCGGCGGCTGGCCGATCATCTCCGCGAGATCGGCTGGGACACCGCGCTTGTCGACGGGGACGAGATTCCCTCGCTGATCGACGCGGGGGCGCGGGAATCGTGGCGGGCGGTAGTCGACGACTCGGGCGATCACATCGCCGCGTACCAGGTCGCGATCGATGCGGCGCTGGCGGACACGTTGAGCCGGATCCGGGCTTCGAATGCTGGGGAGACCTGGACGACACTGGAATTCGCCGACGACGGCGGCCAGCTCACCGTCGCCGCGGCGTGCGCACTGCGCACCGGGTCGGCGCCGGACGGCGCCGCCCCCCTGGCCGGACTAGTGCCCGAGCAGGGCAATCACCGCGGCGCGCTGCTGGGCCTGCATCCGCTGTCGGGGAGACGTCTCGACGGCCACACCGCGCTGTCAGACGGCGAACTCGCCGGACTGCACTGGCCCGTCGCGGCGGCCGGTGTGCCCGCGCGCTAG
- the eccD gene encoding type VII secretion integral membrane protein EccD — translation MTDAPVLSSAVMPIVRIAVLADSRLTEMAVPAELPLREILPAVQRLVAPDTGDDSEPADGATTRLSLAPVGGAPFSLDASLDTVGVVDGDLLALRPVPVGPAAPGIVEDIADAAVIFSASRRKPWGATHIQRAALAAGVGLIFAATGLATAHRAVTGEPAGLFAVAAIAVLTVLAALAARTRSVDAALSLSIAALVPVAAAGILAVPGLFSPAHLVLGAATVSAWSLICLILPLGGRGERGIAFFTAAVVAGVGVLGAAAVKTFWELPFLSLGCGLITASLLLTVAAPQVSALWARLPLPVIPAPGDPTPSALPQSVLEDLPRRVRVTDAHQTGFIAGAVLLAVLGSVAIAAQPEGLSGWAWYVVAGIAAASVLRARVWDSAWCKAWLLAQPHLTAVVLLVCYAATGRYAAAFGAVLVLAALVAVWAVVALSPTVASPDSYSLPVRRLVGFLASGVDATLIPVMAYLVGIFAWVLSR, via the coding sequence ATGACCGACGCCCCGGTGCTGAGCAGCGCCGTCATGCCGATCGTCCGCATCGCGGTCCTGGCCGACAGCCGACTGACCGAGATGGCCGTACCCGCGGAGTTGCCGCTGCGCGAAATCCTGCCCGCGGTGCAACGCCTGGTGGCTCCCGACACCGGCGATGACAGCGAACCCGCCGACGGTGCGACGACCCGCCTGAGCCTGGCGCCGGTCGGTGGCGCGCCGTTCAGCCTGGATGCCAGCCTGGACACGGTCGGCGTGGTGGACGGCGACCTGCTGGCGCTTCGGCCGGTGCCGGTCGGACCGGCTGCTCCCGGCATCGTCGAGGACATCGCCGACGCCGCCGTCATCTTCTCGGCGTCTCGGCGTAAGCCCTGGGGGGCCACCCACATTCAGCGCGCCGCGCTGGCCGCCGGAGTGGGATTGATCTTCGCGGCCACCGGGCTGGCCACCGCGCACCGCGCGGTCACCGGCGAACCCGCCGGATTGTTCGCGGTGGCCGCCATCGCGGTGCTCACCGTTCTGGCGGCGCTGGCGGCCCGGACGCGTTCGGTCGACGCCGCGCTGTCCCTGTCGATCGCGGCGCTGGTGCCGGTCGCCGCCGCAGGCATCCTCGCGGTACCCGGCCTGTTCAGTCCGGCCCACCTGGTGCTGGGCGCGGCCACCGTCAGCGCGTGGTCGTTGATCTGCCTGATCCTTCCGCTGGGCGGCCGCGGTGAGCGCGGGATCGCGTTCTTCACCGCGGCAGTGGTCGCCGGCGTCGGAGTCCTGGGCGCGGCTGCTGTGAAAACGTTCTGGGAGCTGCCGTTCCTCAGCCTCGGCTGCGGGCTGATCACCGCGTCGCTACTGCTCACCGTGGCCGCCCCGCAGGTCTCGGCATTGTGGGCGCGACTGCCGCTGCCGGTGATCCCGGCACCGGGCGACCCGACCCCGTCGGCGCTGCCGCAAAGCGTTCTCGAAGACCTGCCGCGCCGGGTCCGGGTCACCGACGCCCACCAGACCGGGTTCATCGCCGGTGCCGTGTTGCTCGCCGTGCTCGGTTCGGTGGCCATCGCCGCGCAGCCCGAAGGACTTTCGGGCTGGGCCTGGTACGTGGTCGCGGGCATCGCGGCGGCCTCGGTGCTGCGCGCCCGGGTGTGGGATTCGGCGTGGTGCAAGGCGTGGCTGCTGGCCCAGCCGCACCTGACCGCTGTCGTGCTGCTGGTCTGCTACGCCGCGACCGGCCGGTATGCGGCCGCCTTCGGCGCGGTGCTGGTACTGGCCGCCCTGGTGGCGGTGTGGGCGGTGGTCGCGCTGAGCCCGACGGTCGCATCGCCGGACAGCTACTCGCTGCCGGTTCGGCGGTTGGTGGGCTTCCTGGCCTCCGGCGTCGACGCCACCCTGATCCCGGTCATGGCCTACCTGGTCGGCATCTTCGCCTGGGTTCTGTCTCGATGA